aatatgaacagtaaaaaaatcatcagactcacagtaacaaccatacctaaaacaaaagcaaactaagcaaacaactagaacaggagcagaaccacagaaatgaagatcacatggagggttagcaacagggatgtgggaggaggagagaaggggaaaagatatagagaataagtagcatagacaataggtataaaatagacagggggagggcaagaatagtatgggaaatgtagaagctaaagaacttatgacacatggacatgaactaaaggggggggaatgtgggtgggagggggtgggcagggtggaggggagtaaaggggcaaaatgggacaattgtaatagcataatcaataaaatatattttaaaaagctattatcAAAGATAACTTCTTTTGACCTATCTGTAGGGCAGGATAAACTTCTATTTATTGTACTAAATATCTGTTCTTCTTATCATCCAGCAATGACCTTTCAAAGCCCCCAAAGTGTATTACCTCATCCCTAGTTCAGAATGTCTTAtatacccccaccccctttccatcTCTGAACttctcatgtatgtggggtttCCCATACACATGTATGTACTACATTTGGTTATTgactcttgctaatctgtctcgtGTCTATTTGATTGTTAGACAGGTTATTATTAGCCAGAAAaaccttgagggtagaggaaaaaGTGTTCCTCCCCAAGCCTGAGGAAGACAGAGGTATGCTCTGGTAACAGAGTAAACTGATTTGGCAGTAGCAAGATGAAGAGTTTCAGGTAAATTAAGAATGGGGGAGGGTAGAGCACCATAAAAGAGGGCCTTGAGACCCAAACCAAGGTGAGATTTCATCCTTCAGGAAGGAAGTGGGAGTTATAAAGGGTTTTCAGCAAAGTAGAGATTTGAGTTGAAGAGATTCTATGGCCTTCCCCTGATATCAGCAGAAGATCTGTTGGCTATTTTTCATCCTCATGGGGTCTTCTGGGACCCTTGCCCAGAATCATGTTTTTTTGTGCCATTTAAAGGACACAATATTTGAGAAGAAGCTTTCAGCTTGGGGGCCTGACCATGGTCTTTATGAACAAGGGCTTGCTTGTTTTCAGTATCACATATATTTGGCATTGAACTTCCTGAAGGGGGTGGGAGTGAGCAGGTAGCTTTAGAAAGttcccttccagcctccaggaagCTGTTCAATGACTCAGCAGTGGCAGGTTTTGCAATAGGCTTACAGAACCAGACCAGCTGCTTTTCCTAAGGAAATCTTTGTGTCTGAAGAAAACCtcagcctgggcccctgccctgcctgatTGAAATTCCTTCTGTCTCCTGATAGCACGCCTGTAGCACATGCTCTGGAACCAGCACTGGGGAATCTAAAAAGGGCTTTGGAATCCTTCAGGAGTTCATCCTTCAGGAAGGAAGTGGGAGTAATGAGTCAGATTTGGAATAAAGTCAGATTTCAGTTCAAACTCTGGCTCTATCTctaaccagctgtgtgatctcaggcaagttacctaacctctcccTGTtatagtttcctcatctgtaaaactgaaatAAGCACAACTTTGCAGGGCAGTTATAAGTATTAAAAAGGGCAAGTATTAAGTGGTACATAGTAGTTATTccatgtattttttctattataaagtgTATAATAGTTCTACAAAAGAAATTAGTTGTGTCTCTTGGCTCCaccctaaaaaaaaatcagacttccTGACTTTCCAACTGTACCTTTCCTTCTAGGCCAGCCCTAATGTTTGAGTCTTGCAGGTGGGTGTGCTCCCTACAGTAAGTGAACTTAACCTTAGAAGAGGTTCGGGGAGAAAATTCTATTGCCCAAGAAGTGGGTTGAACTAATCTTCATTTTTCTGGATCTATTTAGAAGACCCTTTCCTTAGGAATCAATTGAAGACAAAGAAGGGGACTTTGGTATAAAGCAAGAAAACATAAAGAGGATTCTGAAATATAAATCTGTGTTTCCTGAATAACTACCTAAGACAAACACTTATATCAtgtttactatgtgtcaggcatagCTCAGATCACTTTACAAATGCTAATTCATTTGCTCTCATAGCAACCTTATGAGCTAAGCATTATTGTCCTAGTTTACAGCTGGGGAAACTAAGCCACAAAGAGGTTATGCAACTTGCTGAAAGTCACCCAGACATGTGGGTGATTTTAAGCCCAGGCATTTCAGTGGGGGCAGGAAATTATTGTGTACAAAAATGAGTGGAGAAGAGATGTCACTTAAAATGCATTCTTTCGACaaagggtttctttcttttttttttccttttttttaatatattttattgattatgcttttacagttgtcccatttccccccttctctcccctccaccctgtacccccctcccacccacatttccccctttagtacatgtccatgtgtcatacttatgagttctttagtttctacatttcccgtactattcttgccctccccctatctattttcaacctacattctatgctacttattctctataccttttccctctctctcctcctcccaccccctgctgctaaccctccatgtgccctccatttctgtggttctgttcctgttctaattgtttactttgtttcttttggttttgctttaggtgtggttgttgatatttgtgagtttgctgtccttttactatacatgtcttttctttatcttcttttcttagataagtccctttagcatttcataaaataagggcttggtgatgatgaactcctttaacttgaccttatctgagaagcactttatctgcccttccattctaaatgagagctttgctggatagagcaatctgggatgtaggtccttgtctttcatgacttggaatatttctttccagccccttcttgcctgtaaggtctctttggagaaatcagctgacagtctgatgggaactcctttgtaggtgactgtccccttacctcttgctgcttctaggattctctccttcgtttttaccttggctaatgtaattatgatgtgccttggtgtgtttcttcttgggtccaacttctttggggctctctgagcttcttggatttcttggaagactgttccctttgccagattggggaagttctcctttattatttgttcaaatacgtgctcaatctgttgcttttccccttccgattctggtacccctataattcggatattggaacgtttaaaggtgtcttggatgctcttaatcttttcctcaattttttgaattcttatttcatcatgctttcctgcttggttgattctatcttcctcctggtccactgtattgttttgagactcagattccttcctttcactattggctctcctccgcgtgtcttcctgcatctgttttatggtaatctgcattctttcatctaaatttcgtccaaaatccaccagttccgtgagctttctgatcaccagtgttttgaactgcgcatctgatagattggctaattcttggtcgctcaaaaggatgagtcctgggggactgatctgctctggtgaaaacatggttttgtttttttttccccctgtctctcctttttatttttttgggtctggttgctcttgttacggtgtggggcggagccttaggtgctcaccggggctgggcaccccatcgctagattgtgacgttatacgtgggggcggggcgggagcggggcgggagaaaacaatggcggtagttccgttcccctggactcagacccttgtctgggcttccgggccgcgagttctgccctggtccacaatcgctgcccctctgggtctgccagccgcagcttgcgtactcagggatcaccgctgccttcttacgcgcctgatggcttttgcgccgatttcacgccaaaccttcccccgacctccgcgtgccgctggcccgagccagccccgcgcccgccagctcgtcttctcctaccagtccggatgaacgcgtctacttcaacctcttggctgcccgacttccattcagataaatcctctgccggatctgggtgttattctgatagtaaattattgttgtaaattattggttttctaatcttggttgtacgaggaggtacggtgcatccacctattcctccatcttgccggaagtgacAAAGGGTTTCAGTATTATCACAAATGTGTATCTGCAACACTGTTGTCTGTAATGAGATGCCTAAGCCTGCATCCCAGGTGACTTCTATTATGAGGTGCCTCACTGAGGTCCCTCTTGAGACAATTCTAAGTAGGCCACTCttattttcttggtttatttcttttgaCAAACATTTGATGAACATCGAATATGGGCCAGGCACAGTGTGGGGGACACCAAGATAATTATAACAAGTTGTGTGCTCAGGAAGCTCATAGTCAAGTGGGGAAAGCTGAGAAATTAACCAACAGTCACATACATACTCTATGGCTCTGCCTTTCTTCACAGAAGTGAGCCTCCTTTTCTCTCAACTCAAAACCAGAGCCGGGGCAATCAAGTACAAAAGAGGTCATTGCCACAGTCTGCCCACTGACAGAGCTAAGCAGGATGCCTTTCTTTGCCTCCTCCTTCACCACATCTCTCTTGTCTCTTTTTGTTCTTTGGATGTCttgtctcccttcccttctttttttcctgttgtttgcttttctcttagtCACCTGAAAACCTTTTCAAGCCCTCTCCCAAACACTTGTTCTCTGAGCATATGCATCTTGCTAGTGTATTCAAACATCCAAAAGTTAAGTCCCAGAATGAGGAAGGTTGGAAGACATTGACACAGCTCTTGTCAAGCTCATATCAGGTTGTTTCTTCCTGTGACATTGGCATTTCCTATCCATTGTGAACTTAATAGTGAACTGAACATCCCAAGATGTTCCCTTATTCAAATGCAGTTTGGCTGGGGATGCTAAGATCTGGAACATTTGGGGAGAGAGATCAGAGTAGGTACCAGAGCTGAGGAAGGGCAAAGTCTGAGGACAAAGAGTAGTGTttctcctgcctccagccccttAAAGAGGCATCCCTGCACTAGACCTATCATAACAAAGCCCAGGTGGTGTTACTGGGAAAGgtgcagcagccagagggaacAGAGAAACTGCTTTGTTTGAGGCTTTAAGACAGGGACTCAAATAGGTGATGGTGATAAAGATGAATAGACTGTTCTCCTGCTAATAATACTTGTTAGCTGTAAACCTGTGGAGATAGCATCCTTAAGAGAAAACCTTTATCACAGTAACTTTCTTGCTCCTCTTCTATTAACTCCATCATTCTACATGACCTTTCCTTAAGAGATTTAAAGTACTGTCTTTTTCAGAATGCAGTTACTTCTGGgtgatctttttttcttgttctcaaCCCCTTAGAAGGCAATGAAACCAGGtggctctgcctctctttctgttGCTTTTCTAGATCAGGTTCTTTGCCTTCGTTTCCTCCATTTATCTGCTCAGAAATTCACCCATCAAACAATTTATTAGGCTTATCCTTTAAGCCTAATAAAGGATAAGCCTAATAGTTCAAAGTTCTCTGATGTCTACTCTAGAggatacaaaaatgtaaaagatacaCTCAATGCTTTCAGGAACTTGAAATCTGTGGAGaagatacatttaaatataacaaaataaacacagaCTGAAAAGATTTTGTGAAACTTGCGTTGACTCTTTTACGTTGCGTTGACATTTTAGACATAATATGGTTCTTTCAAAGCATGTCTGCTACATCTGATGCTTTTCTCCCCCCCTCTATGAGTTCCAGGAAGGCCAAGTTGATCCTTTAAGGACAGTTTGAGCACAGGTGAGAGAATAGAGCCCCACTTTGGAATCAGGATGGATACCTCTGACCCTGGGATTTCAATCAGCAGGGCAACATATGTATGAGTCAGAATCATGCCTGGCTCCACGCAAGTTCTTAGAACCAACAGAAATGTGCAGAGCCCCAATGACAGTAGCAGAGGCAATGTTTATGTGTCCACAGTTCCTTTGTACAAGTTACTGCCCTTTCTTCAGAAGTATTACAACCAAGAGCATGCCAAAAGTCACTACACACTCTTCCTTTTGGGAATTTCATCACTGGTTTTGCTGGTCTTGGGTAAGAAAATCtagggagggagctggtgaggAGTTGGGGTGGGTGGTGCAAGAGTAAGTAATGGATTGGAGACAGTATTTTGGGGCAGGCAGCTGTGGTGTTTGGCACATTGTTTTTGAACCAAATGATAGGGAAAATGGGGGTATATTCTTTATCTTTCCAACTAAGTCTCTCAAGGGTTAAAAAGTCATTCCAGGTAAGATAGATAACAGAAGCCTCTATATAACTGAGTTTGAAACATGGGTCTCCAGATATCCTTCTTTATTTAACTGTTGGGGTCAGTCAATTTTCTTTGGGGTTGTTGAGGAAAGGCTGAAGACAGAATGCATGTTCcacctgagtcttttttttttattaaaaaatatttatttatttttagagagaggatggaagggagaaagagagagagaaacatcaatgtgtggttgcctcttgcacacccccaactgggaacctggcctgcaggcatgtactctgactgggaattgaactggtggccctttggtttgcaggccagtgctctgtccactgagccacaccagtcagggctccatcTGAGTCTTGAAGGATAAATAATTCACAAGGTAtgcaaagaagggaaaagaattcGAGATAGAAGAGGAATGGAGATGCAGAAGGGCTGGAATGGTGGGACCAAGAATGTAGGAacagagagagtgagaaggaTAGAAAGATGGCCAGGTGTAGAGCCTGCATAGTCCACACTCATAAACGGTAGGTGCCTAGTGGTGACCTACTGAGAGGaagggagctggaggagctgaCAGGAAAGGAGGAGGTGAAGCCCAACCACAGGATCCCCATGGGTGACATGAGTCCAGGGTCTCCAGAATTTCCTCTAGGCTCTGGGGCAGATGTTTCTGTCACAAATGATATCCATAACACTTGGAAACCCAGGGTAACCCAGTGCCAACTCTGAAGGCCTCTATGTGTCCACTCTCTGTGCCTCTACTCCCCAGCCCAAGACCACAATTTCTGAAGAGACTTGCCTTGGGAGccatttctcttttattaagCAATCACTTGGACAACAAACAAACAGCACAAACAGACACTACAAACCCACATGCACAATAAGTTGTGACATTTGTATGTAGAAGTTAGATGACAGAAGGAGCTCTGCTACCAGGAGGACCTCCCAATCCAGTGTCTTGATATTCATGAGTATCAGCAGCCTCTGTGAGTCCATGACAAATCTTCTGTGGGACATTTAGAGCTGAAtgccccaccccaggcatgtCTAATGAGGCTTAGACTCCTGCATAtgaacatgtacacacacacagatagggGCAGAGAACGGCCTCCAAACAACAACAGCTTAGCAACAAGCAAAGTGGACCTGTCTGTGCTTTCCCTGTGGCTCTGGCAGCAGACAAGTTCCCCACATTGATCCTTCaccagctccccagctcccttGAGAGGTGCAGGTGGGCCTTGAGGCAGTGAGGGCTGCTCTGCAAGGAGAACCCAGTTTTGCTATCTTGGGGCAAGTGTCCTGGACTCCAGGGTGAAAACATCTCAGCTTTCCCACACTACCCTTGCTTTATTGCCTGGGCTGCCAAGCCCTGCTTGCCACTcccaaaagaatgaataaaaagctGTATCCCAAGGAAAACTACCAACTTGGAGTCCCATGAGCTGTGTGCAAGTCCTACATCAGCCACTGTCCAGCAGTGTGACATTGTGAAAGCCACTTCAGTTCTCGAAGCTGCATGTTTCCCATCTGTCTACTTTCCAGGCTTATCACAAGGAATTATTGAAACTTGATACTGCCAAGTACTGTGCCAAACTCAAGGTAAATGATCAAAACCCATTtgctttcctgccttcttttcccccattttctatTTCCAGGTTTATTTATCCACTGATGGCTACATGACCCCAATGGCACCAAAAGTGCCTCTTGACCAACAACAAGGCCTCCCACACTGTAACAGAGGCCGCCAGTGTGCTGACCTGTGCCACTGGCGGGATCTGAGGAATGGACCACAGGACCAGAAGGCAGCCTGGACATCAGGTGCTACTCAAGCCCAGGAGCGAGATTTGGGTAGCCTGAGCCCTGACTACCTCAGGGATGATGACGAGCTGCCGCGATGGTGGGAAAACATGAATGCCAAATAGTGCTGTGGAGGTGGCTGTGAGTGGGTCTTGTCAGAGCTGGAACCCAGTGGGTGGTGCAATTTATAATCTTCAGCAGGAACACAACCGTGCCCCCTTCCAAGAATGGGATGCTCAAGAATGTAGGAAACTTATCTTTGTAGCAGGTCTGTCACCAAAAGGCCACTTTGACGGATCATAGTCCTCAATTCTGGTTCTGCAGAACTTTTCCTTCCAtctctccatctgtctgtccaccAGTCATCCATCTGGTATGTATTAAGAGTTTTGTAGAATACAGGCTGATTAGTACAGAAAAGTTTCTGTGCTCACATAGCACCTTTTATCCATAGAGTAACTTTTATGGTCACTCAGCTGGAGTCTTCTACAGGAATGCTGTGAGGTAGTAACAAGACAGGAAATACCCTTCTTTTTATAGATCAAGTGAGCACTGGTGACACATGGTAAGGGCTGCTCAATGCAGGGTGCTGGTGTGTTCCCCAAAAGCCAGACCTGGCCTTCCTCCTGGAGGCCTTGGTACAGCTTGTCCTGAACTAACCTCTGTATCCAGACCTGCTCTGCTGTGTTTCACACCAGGGTGGGTTTCAAGTCATCTTTGAAGTTCACAACAGGCTTTGAGCGGGCCCACAGCTTTTCCCAGGAAGCCAGCCCCCCAGCATGCTCAGGGTCAGTGTCTGACGAGCCACTGTCACTGGAATCAGAGGAACTCTGGAAGCAGATTTCACAGTATGGCCTGTGGCAGTGGCAGAAGAACTCATCTGAGCTGCTGGACTCAGTGTCAAGGTAGTTGcatggagaagaaagggagggacagacTAGAGACCCTGGGGACTGTGGCTGTTGCTGCTCAGGCAAATCTGGTGAGGCTCTGGACAGGGGTGGGCCAGCAGGACATTGTGCCTGGCCAGAACTAGGAGGCTGATGAGGAAAGGCTGCACGGCTCCTTCCAGTCCCCTGGGACTCTGGCTGGCATTGTTTGCTGTCCTTCAGGGTGCCTGGCTTACCTTGAGGATCTGAGAGTAGTGAGGGCTTCTTGGAAGAGGGTACCCTCAAATCAGCAGTTTGGGGGTCCAAGGAGAGGCTGTCCCCATTCTGCACATTTAACCTACTTTTTGCACCAGATAAAATCTTATTTGCCCGATGCCCCACAGCTGAGGGTACAGAGCCTGGAAAGTGTGAGCGAGCCCGCTGTGCTGCCCGCCTTCTCCTCACCATGTGTGGGCTAAAGCCCAGCTCCTTAGGGAGGGGCATCTTTGGGGCGCTGTGGGCAGCACTACTCTTCCAGGGTTGCTGGGGACAAGACAGGGAAGAGGGGAGTGGAGCCTCGTGGCTCAGGCCCAGATCTTGTAAGACTTCCTGAAGCTTCTCCCTGATCACTGAATTGACCCTGGACAGCCGCTTTTGGGGCTCCCCTGAGTTCTCCAGCTGCCCCAGTTTCCTAGGAACAGAGCCTTCTTCACCCGGTATGATACTCTGGTGGGAGGCCATGGGTACCTGGTCTCTTTTTTCTGCATCCTGGCTTTGCTCAGCCTGTGGCTTCTGACTGTAGCCCAAATTTAAATGATCAGAAAAGTCTTTCAAGTCAGACATCTGCCCTGGGGAGGAGCCAGAGTCCTTCCCCGGCCCCTTGAAGCTTTGTGCACTTGGGGAGGGCACTGAGGTAGTCTGGGAGTCCTGGGCAGCCGCACTGGTACCATTCTCAGAGTCAGAGAAGCATAGCGAATGCCTTTGAGTTGCCAGGCCACTCACGGGGGCTGTGGCTTGGCCATCCTCACtgtgggaagaggcaggaaagacAACCCACTCTTGGGGGTCATAGTTACACTCAGCTGACATCAGCCTCACTAGCTTCTCTTTGGCGTTGTTTACTTGTTCCTGCAGGCTTTCAATCACAGCATTTTTCTGTAAGATAAAAgcaaaaccatcaacaaaagatGCTGCTGAAGGTTTTCACGCAATTTCCCATGGGGGAAAAAGTGTGGCACCAAGGAAccttggtttaaatcccagctgcTCTGTGTATTAGCTGGTGAATGGGGCTGTGAGAAGGCACCTCCACAAAGTGGAAACACATGTTGTGCACAAAGTGCTCGGTGCAGTCACTGACACAGGCATTCAGTGAAGGCGAACCATGATTTACTGTAGTGGGGTCTTCATCGCCCCATGTCCCCACTCTGTAGCATTGTCCGTGAGACAGGAAGTTGGAGGAGACACAACTTGCTGCTTGCTGGCTGGGGCACACACTTCTGAGAACTTGGAGGGAAAAGTCACTCTCCAGGACACAAGCCTGAAAAATGGCCCAACTCCAGTTTATCACACTTTTGCAAAATGCAGATGAATTTGAAGCACACCTCAAGGGGATGATCGAGTGGGGAAAACAAGTATTTTGTCTCTTGCTAAACAGactagaaaatggaaaaacagagagaagggTGGAGATTCCTGGGCCAAAGAAATAAGGCTGGAGCCAGAAGGGGCCAATGAGAATCTCAGGTTGGTGTTACCACCTGCCTTGGCTGGACCTCGGGGTGGAAGGTGAAAAGTTACTAGTATCTCCTACAGAAGGGCAGGCATTGGAAGTATTggagaagctttttttttctttaaatagaattGTTGGGTCAGACTCTCTGATAGCTTCATTCAATGGATCTAGAATGAAGTCCAGAAGATGAACGAGGCTGAGGCATTTCTGCTTTTGAGCTGCCTACCTGTCGCATGGCTGTTATTTGATACACAGGCTGTGCCCAGGAGGCCTGGCAGGTGTGAGCTGCAGAGGTGTGTCTGTCCTAACTGAGATCATGGGCATGAAGTAGGGGAAGAGCACCAGCGGTGGGTGTGCCCTGCGCATCCTCTGGTGGTACAGCAGCTACTTCCCTAGTTCAGACCTTAGGTCCACCTTCTGAAATTTCTGATGATCAAAGGCAGTAGAACAGGGTGGGGAACTAATGGTCTTCGGGCAGACAGCTGAGATCCAGGGTTTGGAGAAGGTGATAACACAAGCATTGTGTTCTAGGAACTGCTTGTTCAAATACCAAAATGCTGCCTCATTGTTGCCATCCTCATTAGAAACTGAGGATGAGCATTTGGACATCCATTTATTATGCCCTGGAAATAAAAGGATGTTTCCTTTCTCTAGGAGACCTGATACAAGTTGCCTATGGACCAAACCTATGGTGTCTTCTCAAGTTGAGATGGGAGAGCTGACCAGAAGTGACCCTTTCTGAAAGCAGTATCTGGTAAACTAGTCCAGCCATGGTCTCTGGCAGCAACTTCAAGGCAGATCTGCTGCTCTCTATTTATAAGCAGAAAGGTGATTTCTCTAATATTGGCTCTCCTAGTTACATCCTGGTTTAGTCTACTCCTTTTGTCATTGggagagagtcccaaaccagtGGGAAACTGGTGAATAAGGGGAAGGGACTTGCAGCTGAGCACCTGCCTGcccattctctcttttcctcacctGCAGAGTGGTGCTCTGAGCATTGCTGGGGCAATCTAGAGGATTCCAGGACTCTCCAGGAGCAGAGGGGATGAGTAACTGGGAGACATTCATTTGGGCTCTGCATGATACCTGGGTGGTGCCAGAGAGCTCTCTGAGCATCACATAGGGGTGGCTGTGCTGATTACCCAGGAGGGACCCTGACCCTCTTCCTCCTTAGCAGCCCATCCTTGTGAAGTCCACTCTGCACATTGTCAGGCTGGCTTCAGGAGGCCTCTACTGCCTCGCTGAGTTAGGAGGAGGCCACCAACTGATGACAACTACCCAGCAAGTACACTCTCAGTGCTGTCTTTTTGTGCCTTATCTGCAAATTTCTTTGAGTGTAGTAAAACAGGATAAATACTGAGTTGGGAAGAATACTCTTCTCCCAGCAGACCAAGCATCTGAAATTGGCTGGTGATCGATCTTTCAGAGAAAAAAGTGGTACTCTATTTTCATGATGGCTGCATACTAGAGGTGTGGTGTGGGCCACTGCTACCATGAGACCAAAATCTGACCTATCATGGCAGCTGCATTTAAATGAGCTTATTAATTATTACTTTTGGCACATCTGGGGAAGCAAAACATCCACAAGTATGCTTCATAAGGTACAGGCCATAAGGAGAAATGGAATCATTCTTTCTTGCTATggcacaaggaagaaaaataataggtAGGTTTCCTCTGCTGTGGAGTGTAGAAGGAAGGTTCTACCCGCTGGCCTTCATACAACCTGGGAAGTCGGTGATGGGAGCTGCCCTGCATGGCATCTGGGGAACCCCTGGTCACAGCAGCAAAGGAGATGAGAATGAGAAGGTAGACTCCCCAGATAATGGGAAAGTAAGAGGAGGACAAGGTAAGGGTGGCCAAGGGGGCTGCATCGGAGGGAAGTTGGAGTCAGAAGCTGCAACAAGCTGAGCTCAGGGTTTGTGCACATATGGAGGCAGGAGAGACACTGTGTCATCCACCAGGCAGGGCCAAGGCTGAGGATTTATGTGCTGGAACCTCTGTAGGCCTG
The sequence above is a segment of the Phyllostomus discolor isolate MPI-MPIP mPhyDis1 chromosome 2, mPhyDis1.pri.v3, whole genome shotgun sequence genome. Coding sequences within it:
- the GPR156 gene encoding probable G-protein coupled receptor 156, coding for MEPEINCSELCDSFPGQELDRRPIHDLCKTTITSSHHSSKTISSLSPVLLGIVWTFLSCGLLLIAFFLGFTIRFRKNRIVKMSSPNLNIVTLLGSCLTYSSAYLFGIQDRDASGGSSMETLIQVRLSMLCIGTSLVFGPILGKSWRLYKVFTQRVPDKRVIIKDLQLLGLVAALVIADVILLMTWVLTDPIQCLQILGVSMTVSGREVSCSLTGTHFCASRYSDVWIALVLGCKGLLLLYGAYLAGLTDHVSSPPVNQSLTIMVGVNLVVLTAGLLFVVTRYLHSWPNLVFGLTSGGIFVCTTTINCLIFIPQLKQWKAFEEENQTIRCMAKYFSTPSKSCPTQYGEEQNCHARGEKTSMERLLTEKNAVIESLQEQVNNAKEKLVRLMSAECNYDPQEWVVFPASSHSEDGQATAPVSGLATQRHSLCFSDSENGTSAAAQDSQTTSVPSPSAQSFKGPGKDSGSSPGQMSDLKDFSDHLNLGYSQKPQAEQSQDAEKRDQVPMASHQSIIPGEEGSVPRKLGQLENSGEPQKRLSRVNSVIREKLQEVLQDLGLSHEAPLPSSLSCPQQPWKSSAAHSAPKMPLPKELGFSPHMVRRRRAAQRARSHFPGSVPSAVGHRANKILSGAKSRLNVQNGDSLSLDPQTADLRVPSSKKPSLLSDPQGKPGTLKDSKQCQPESQGTGRSRAAFPHQPPSSGQAQCPAGPPLSRASPDLPEQQQPQSPGSLVCPSLSSPCNYLDTESSSSDEFFCHCHRPYCEICFQSSSDSSDSGSSDTDPEHAGGLASWEKLWARSKPVVNFKDDLKPTLV